GACGACCTTCTCGACCTCGGCATCCGAGACGAAGGGGCCGTGGACGCGGGTGATGCGCCCGCCGCCGGCCATATAGAGCATGTCGCCCTGGCCCAGAAGCTGCTCGGCGCCCATCTCGCCGAGGATGGTGCGGCTGTCGATCTTCGAGGTCACCTGGAAGGAGATGCGCGTCGGGAAGTTCGCCTTGATCGTGCCGGTAATGACGTCGACCGACGGGCGCTGCGTCGCCAGCACGACATGGATGCCGGCCGCGCGCGCCATCTGGGCGAGGCGCTGGATCGTGCCCTCGATCTCCTTGCCGGCGACCATCATCAGGTCGGCCATCTCGTCGACGATGACGACGATATAGGGCAGAGGCGCGAGGTCCATGACCTCTTCCTCGTAGATCGCCTCGCCGGAATGACGGTCGAAGCCGGTCTGGACCGTGCGGGTGATGACTTCGCCTGCGGCCTGCGCCTCGACCACGCGGGCGTTGAAGCCGTCGATGTTGCGCACCGAGAGCTTCGACATCTTCTTGTAGCGCTCCTCCATCTCGCGCACCGCCCATTTCAGGGCGACGACCGCCTTCTTGGGGTCGGTGACGACGGGGGTGAGCAGATGCGGGATGCCGTCATAGACCGACAATTCCAGCATCTTGGGGTCGACCATGATCAGCCGGCACTGCTCGGGCTTGAGCCGGTAGAGCAGCGACAGGATCATCGTGTTGATCGCCACCGACTTGCCCGAGCCGGTGGTGCCAGCGACCAGGAGATGCGGCATCTTGGCGAGATCGACGATCACCGGCTCGCCACCGATGGTCTTGCCGAGCCCTAAAGCGAGCTTGTGCTTGGAGCTCTCGAAATCCTGGCTCGCCAGCAGTTCGCGCAGATAGACCGTCTCGCGCTTGGCGTTGGGCAGCTCGATGCCGATCGCGTTCTTACCGGGAATCACCGCCACGCGCGCCGAGATCGCGCTCATCGAGCGGGCGATGTCGTCGGCCAGCGAAATCACGCGGGAGGACTTCGTGCCCGGAGCGGGCTCGAGTTCGTAGAGCGTCACCACAGGGCCGGGGCGCACCTGCGTGATCTCGCCGCGCACGCCGAAGTCTTCCAGCACGCCTTCGAGCAGCGTCGCGTTCTGCTCCAGCGCATCGGTCGAGATCGCGTTGGCGGGCAGCTTGCGCGGCTCGGACAGATAGGTCAGCGGCGGCAGCTCGAATTCCTCGCGGTCGAGCAGCGAGGGCTGGGCCTCGCGCTGGATGCGCTTGCCGGGCTTGGGGCCCGGAGCCGGCGCCGTGACGCGCGGCGCATTCAGGTCGCGCAGATCGAGCGGCTCGTCGTCGAGATCGAAGGGCGCGTCGTCGACGGGTGCGGCGCGGGGGCCGCGCAGCGGCGGCAGCGGAGCGGGGTCGAAGGGCACCTCCGGACGCAGGCCCGCTTTCCGAGCCGAACCCTCGTCGAACTGGGGCTCGCGGCGCACACGGCCGGCTGCGACGGGCTCCAGCCCGCTGCGGTTCGCGGCCG
This portion of the Bosea sp. OAE506 genome encodes:
- a CDS encoding DNA translocase FtsK, yielding MRTIRRSTSLMDRLPDPVREFLSRRASEMVGLALMALMAAVALSLATWSVDDPSLNNATSGAVANWLGRPGAMVADLLMQLIGLGVLALLFPPLVWSLRLVRFHIFDRGALKLGLWIVAIAATAAVGSALPATPRWPLPTGMGGVIGDGLLFGTRNLAGIAGNAVGGLVGFLYAGIAILAVTAAAGFGFVSDEDPVLDEDEADESWSESEDRRDDEPGIAVIIVGWLAHGAMALRGMILRRLPQPPRAATQGAGTPAANRSGLEPVAAGRVRREPQFDEGSARKAGLRPEVPFDPAPLPPLRGPRAAPVDDAPFDLDDEPLDLRDLNAPRVTAPAPGPKPGKRIQREAQPSLLDREEFELPPLTYLSEPRKLPANAISTDALEQNATLLEGVLEDFGVRGEITQVRPGPVVTLYELEPAPGTKSSRVISLADDIARSMSAISARVAVIPGKNAIGIELPNAKRETVYLRELLASQDFESSKHKLALGLGKTIGGEPVIVDLAKMPHLLVAGTTGSGKSVAINTMILSLLYRLKPEQCRLIMVDPKMLELSVYDGIPHLLTPVVTDPKKAVVALKWAVREMEERYKKMSKLSVRNIDGFNARVVEAQAAGEVITRTVQTGFDRHSGEAIYEEEVMDLAPLPYIVVIVDEMADLMMVAGKEIEGTIQRLAQMARAAGIHVVLATQRPSVDVITGTIKANFPTRISFQVTSKIDSRTILGEMGAEQLLGQGDMLYMAGGGRITRVHGPFVSDAEVEKVVAHLKTQGRPQYLDAVTSEEEEPGTEAEDGAVFDKGALAAAESEDPYDQAVAVVLRDKKASTSYIQRRLQIGYNRAASIMERMENEGIVGPANHAGKREILVETGRAREDED